The Oryza brachyantha chromosome 7, ObraRS2, whole genome shotgun sequence genomic interval CACCGTTCGTTAAAAACTACTGAATTAGCACGCTAACATAACTACCGAGTTAGCACGCTAACATAACTACCGCCCTTTTAAATTGATGGTTGATGTGGTGGCCAAGAGTAACGTTCCGAATTTTGGGtcgtaaaaaataaaaaaatcatattttcaaaaagatAACAACTGCCGTACGGTATACCGTTCGACGGAATAAGTAAAACATAACGGAGAAAAAACAGACCGCGTCCATGGGCCTCCGCGTGTCCGCGCACGTTATAAGTGACTCTCGTTCTTACGGGAGTCCGTTGGCTAGATTTTCTGTTTCAAAAAACTAGATATTTGTGTGTGAATTAAGAACCTAAGTGTCGAATATCTCAATTAACTTCTCCTGAGGCCCAAAATCCCCCATAAAAAATCATGTCCAAATCCAAAATATCTGAATTTGATTTTCCCTCCAAAATCATATTCAAAGTTCCTCCCAATTTCTAGCAACCATTCAAACTCTCTTCATTTTGTTTTAACCTGGCCAgtataaaaaatgaagagagtactatacatttttagttttttatgacAATAAATAactctgtcctaaaataaaattatttttttatatcttacttgtcccaaataaatttatttataaccaATTATTACATTAGAGTTTACGAAAGTAGACCATAAATgcattgcaaatatataaattgaagGATAATTGCACTGGAATTCGATAAATTATAGGGTgttatagtttttttgttgAGTTATTTGTATGTGTGGAGCGAGTGAAAATAAAGTTACTTTGGAGCGAGTAGAGTAATATTTAACCGCCCTACAAATATTTCACTCAGCAAAACTATGAAAATGGGACTATGTACTGTACGGTAAAAAAATCTCGTAGATGGGCTGCATCAGTTAGAAATTCTCAGCTCGTAGCCCACAACTTTCTGGCCCAACACGGCCTGCAAAACTCAtagacgccgccgcctccggtcCGGGTCCGGCTCCGGGGGCCTATATATTGGCGTCCCCCATTTGGCATGGATCACTTCACCTCCTCACCGATCGATCCGGAtcgagccgccgcgccgcctccaccgcgagcgggaggaggggagagttGAGGTTCTGTGAGCGAGAGCGAgtgatggcggcggagatgcaGGGAGAggcgggcgcggtggcgccggaGGCGGTGGAGATGCAGGGAGAggcgggcgcggtggcgccggaGGCGGTGGAGAAGGAGACCGGCAGGATGATCCGCCTGACGAGCCACGGCGGCAAGACGTACGATGTGACggaggcgtcggcgaggcAGTCCAAGACCATCGGAGAAATGATCGACGCGGGCCGCACCCAGGACATCTCCCTCCCCGACATCTACTCCGGGACTCTCGAGAAGATGATCGAGTACTGCAACAAGCACGCCACCGTCAGCGACAGGGAGGAGCTGGATAGCTGGGACGAGGCCTTCATCAACAAGCTGGACGAGGACGGGAGATCCGTCTGCGCGGTCATCGTGGCCTCCAGCCCCGACCACCTCGACATCCTTGGACTCCACGACCTCAGCGCCGAGTTTATCGCCAGCAAGATCAGGGGCAAGACTCCCCAGGAGATCCGCGACCTCCTCGGCATCGAGAACGACtacacggaggaggaggagagggagatcCTCCTGATGAACGCCTTGAGATTCAACGACCCGATCACACGCATGCTTTCCCATGATCCGTAGTTTCCGTAGTGTTGTCGTCGCTCTTAACGATTGTTCTCTCGTAGTCGTACTCGCGTTTTGTGTTCGCTGGTAGGTTCAGATCGAATCGGCTTACCTTTGAGTTTCCTGCATCCTCTCCAAGAAGAACAGAGTTCGTCTGTGTCGTTGAATGCTTTGAACTGCTGTATCGCTTGCATAAGGTGAATATTTTGCCCCAAATTGTTTGCTGGTATGTTTGATTTTCATGCTGCTAGTCTCCGTTTTGCTGTGTCTCCAAAACTATTCTGTCAACTCCTTGGCATGATTCAATTATCTGGTGATATTCCACCCAAGAGATTTGGTTGCAGATTTTTGCAACATTTTTATGTGCTTGATCGACCGGGATGTTTTCCTGGCCATGAATTTGTATCGGGAAGTTTTTGGTTATGTTTTGCTCGGATTCTGCTTTGAATTGAaaagaagaggggaaaaaaccGTTTCAACAATTTCTGAAAAAATCGTTCGAGAGATGAACGGACTGATCCGTTATTACCGATCCCTTCTTAATTCTTACGGAATATACCCTGTTGCTTGGTTAACGAACCCAACTGCCTGCATGTGCACGTGTATGAATTCTTGTGTATCTGAAGCATTTCGTTTCACATACGCGTAGAGGTGCGAATGGGTCAAGGCCCGTGGGTTTTTTTAGACTCtatttagttcttaaaaattttttagttcaaaactctatataattttatttttaacttgttTTGAATCCGGTCCTTAAATTTTCTAGGCAAAATGATTGGgtccattaccacccctagaTATGCAACTCGGTCTTGTTTGGTTAATTCAGAGATGCATGGATTATGTGTCTGAATTCTTCTGTATCTGAAGCATTTCGTGTCAGATATGCACGTGGACTGATCCCCAGTATGTTACAGTACTATTCAGAGATGCATGGATTATGTGTTCTGATTTGTTTGGTTAAAAGTTATTCCAATTCTTCCGTGCATGTCAGCATTTTCTCTGCTTCGTCTGCATCATGCAGCCAATTAACAGAATCATGTTTGTAACTTCAATGCTTGGTGTGTTTACCGGTTCGTTTGGAAtgcaccaaaattttataagactttcggtaaaaaaataagtatttttttcatcctttagCAGGTACCATAAGGTATTACTGGTATCTaagataccaagaggtaccaaaattttacatagaaccTCCTGCTACCtctttaagaatggtaaaattgcttaaaaaaactatataggtgatttttatattttttttaaaaaaatcaaatgatatatttgtaaataaaaaataatttatgaatagaacttttttatatatgtactcttagtgatataaaaactaactctacaaaaataaatttatatgaaaaaacacataatcaaaaattcaaacttcaGCTTATATTCAAATTCCCCTTTTCTCCAGCCTGCCACAAAACCAAAAGTAGGCCCCCCCTTCTCTCGAAAATCTAATTCGCATGCACGCCCTCTTGACACTTCCTATAcaggtagttttttttttttggattgctATCACACGGGATCCCGTTTTAAAACAGGATGATTCTGACGAAATATCAAACATGTTATTTCATCGGTATCGGATCTAATAATAAAAACGAGAAGATTCCGACGAAATATCAAACACGTTACCTCATCGGTATCAGATCTAATAAGGAAAACGAGATGATTTTGACAAAGTATCAAATACGTTACCTCGTCGGTAATCAGATCTAATACGGGCCGACGAGATATCAAACACAATACCTCATCAGTACTAGATCTGATACTGGAATGGAATAATTCCGATGAGGTTTCAAACATAATACCTCATCGGTATCAAACCTGATATCGCACCAATAACAGGTATACTTGGTTAGTGTCACCTAAAAAATGATGAATCCTTGTCGTTGTTCTCGCTGCTGCCGTAGTCATCACCGCTATCGTCGACCACCGTTGGCTGCTCCTGGCCGTTGCCGACGTCGCGGTAGGCAGCTAGCTGTAGGATTATCGATCCCTCATCTTCTTCTAACAAGAATGGGAAGATCACAGGATTCACAGCTAGCGATCTTGACAAGATTCATGGGCTGTCGTGCATGTTGTTGCGATTGATCGGTCGATTAACCAACTTGGTGTCGATCGATCATGTTGATCTATCTCATGCACTTACGTTCGTTGCCCCTGCCCTTTAGTACGTGGTAGTCGTCACTGCTGTCAACCGCCAGTGGCCGCTCCTGGCTGCCGTCGGCGTTGTCCCCGCAGCCGTAGACGCCGTATTCGTGTCCCGTCCGACAGTAGACAGTCTTACcgtattttccttttttttaatgtatatagagtttgtatatataaatttatatgtataaatattgaGATTTGATTTAGTCTAATAGaaagtaataaaaagtacctcgaggcaCCGGTACATCACGGTACCAACTCGTTtgtgatcgttggatctaacagtgcatatCCTACTtagttagatccaatgatgggaaacgatttggtatctcgaaatactttttgttggaccgaaacaattcttataaatatttatatatattaagtttatatctacaatgttttatatgtgtatatataatttttattctaatTAGATTTTTATAAAAGCACAGTTCTCTTGTCCAGCTGGCGAGCCGCGAACGCGAAgcacgcctcctcctcgggcgGCTATATATTCTTGCTCCGACGCCGCAACGGCCAGCCCGGCTCGTGCCACCTGCCGCATCCGCCGCGAGCGCTAGGTACTCGGTGAAAGGCGAAGAGTTAGGTTTCTGCGAGCGAGAGCGAGTGATGCCGGCGGGGAGCGGAGATGAGGTgccggcggaggggagcgtcGGCGGCAGGATGTTCACCCTTGAGAGCAATGACGACGAGCTGATCAAGGTGAGGGACGCGTCGGCGAGGCTGTCCGACACCCTCGGGGAACTGATCGAGGTCGCCAGCGCCGTCGACATCATCCCGCTCCCCGAGGTCGACTCCAAGACGCTCAAGACGCTGATCGAGTACTGCGACAGGCACGCCGACGACAAGTCCGACACCGACGAGGAGAAAAAGGAACTCAGGAAGTGGGACGAGGCCTTCGTCGGCGAGCTGGACAAGGACCGGGACGCCCTCCTCGACGTCGTCATGGCCTCCAGCTACTTGAACATCAGCGGGCTCCTCGACATCACTTGCCAGAAGGTCGCCGGCACGCTCAAGGGCAAGACACCCGAGGAGATGCCCGCGGCCTTCAACATCGAGAACGACTTCACCGAGGAGGACTTGGAGGAGATCCGCCAGGAGAACGAGAGGGCCTTCCAGTAGTACTCACTTCTCTCTCAACCCCTAGATCATAGTGTCCTCGTCTTGTAATAATGGTGGTTCTCTCGTAGTTGCGTGGTGTGTTCGCTGCTGGATTCAGATCGAATCGGCTTGCCTTCAGTTCGTGCATCCTCTCCAAGGAGAACAGATTCGTCTGTCTCGTTGAATGTTTTGAACTGCTGGATCGCTTGCATGGAGTGAATATTTTGCCCCAAATTGCTTGCTCTGTCTGTTTGGTTTTCATGCAGCTACTCTTCTCATCAGATGTTTGCTCTGTCTGTTCTAATTGTTGACCTGTGGTTCATTGGTGGGATTTTCCGAATAGAGAGATTCCATTGCAGATCGATTCGCAacgagatttgcttcagtctaacaaaaagtacctcgagataccggtaccatacctcgtggtaccaaatcatttctgatcgttagatctaacCGTGtatatcctactcagctagatccaacggtgggaaacgatttggtacctcgaggtactttttgttagaccggagcaaatctcatttGCAACATGTCTCGGTGCTCGATCAATCCGGATTGTTTTCCTGCTCATGAATTTGTGTTGGGTGCAAGTTTGGGGTTGCGTATTGCTTGGATTCTGATGTGAATTGGATGGAGAAGTGGAAATATAAACGTATGTTGCAACTTTATCTGGATACTGCATTCCGTTTCAGAGATCGATGCATTCTGGTTCAGAGATGTACGCACTGATCCATGTTAGTACTGATCCGGTGATCCGTGAGTATTTTGACTCTGTTTGTTTGGTTAAACTAACCCAACTCCCTGCACGTGTCTGAATTCCTCTGCATCTGAAGCATTTCGTTTCAAACATGAATTTGGATTAATCCCCAAAGTATGTTCTGTCTTGCATAGATCTCTTCTGCATTTGTAGCTTTCCATTTCAGAGATGTATGGACTTAAACCTGAAGCATCATGCTTGTAAACTTGCAATGCTAGTTTTGTTTATTGCTTCGCTTGAATACATGaattttatctaatttttgtatgaattgattaCTTCAGTTCAGTCACCATTAACACCTATAAGATTTCTTTACTTCAGAAGGGGACTATACGgggcttcaaaaaaaaagaaggggaCTATACGCGTTTTGAATCCAATGCCTGAATGTTTTGGctgttgttttgaaaaaaatatgagctgCTGGATGCACCTGTTGCTTCCTCCTGGTCTGTGTTCCCTGTGAAATGCTGCACCATTGTAAACCTGCTTGAATGGGCATTGTTTCTGAATGTTCCGAACAGGGGATTGCACAGCTGTGAAATGCCGCGCAACTGTAAATCTGCTTGAATTGGTGTTGCTTCTGAGTTCTGAAATTGGGAACATAGGATTGCACAGTTTCAGTTGTCATATTCATTTCTTAAATTCTGGGTCTGATTTGGGTAAGAAAAAAACTGAGATAATTAGGCAGGGATTCAGTGTAATGTAAAGAGTGGCAGAACCAGGTCACTAGGAGTAACAGAGGTGCAGCAACTGAAGAAGATGGTGTGGGTGCTGCAACACGGATGCAGAGCTGCGAGATTGCTAAAGAGCAAAAATTCAAGCAACTCTAGAAGAAACTCTAAAAGATGGCCGATGAATACATTCAGCAGGACCACATATTTATTCGGTTCAGAAATCCAGCATCAAGAAATTTCTTTGTAATTAGATAAAAATAGCAGAAGTTGGAAAATGTTCGTCAAAGCAAAACATCTCGCCTTTTTTTGTGCTGGATACCATGATTTTTTCAGAGTTTCATACTACCAGTACCTTACATTGACTCAACAGCTTTCAGATCACTTGGATACCCTGAGACTGTGCtcttttttagatgaaaatgaagataattttctattttttgtgatgaatatttaatggtataaacgatGGAATTAACTGTTccaatattgaaaatatagtttaaaaatgtgagatgatgaatttttatataacctttttaagaaaatgtaTTGTTTAATAGATTGGAAAGTGCGtcgaaaaatagagaaaaaacatGTGTAGAAGAACACAACCTGAATCTTCTCATCAGTCATCGATGAACACAAGATAGGAGCACAACAGTGTTCATTGATACAAACTGCTTAGGGAGGCAATTTGATCTGGCATTAAGGGCGTCCGTAACAAGGTTAAGCCAGCTAGCTATTTCATTATACACGTTAGCATGCATCCTATGTGGAGGAAATAGAGGAGCCAGCGTCTCTCTCGTCGCTCATCTCGTACACACGAAGATGCACTAAATCGCCGATATCCTTGCCTTCTTCTAGCGATTTCACCCGGACTTAGATCCGTTGCGCGTGTATCGTCTGCTAGCTATTCTTCTAGCGACTATTATTTTAGTTGGTTATGAAGCATCCACCTAATGAGCCACAAAGATGATGCACAATGTATctattttctctttctgtgTATGCaactattaaaattataaatagcaAACAATATAGATAGCTCTTTGGACTGCTGGCTATTTTGTTCATGACATGGACATCTCCTAACTAGCAACTAGCTAGGACGTTTGCAGACACCCTAATAATTGTGGTAGCCTCCATATCTAGTCTTGCATTGAAGGGATGTAATTCGGATTTGGCAATAGTGAGAGAGACAAAATGACATTTTATCTTAGTGTGATGTTGGACTGTAAACGTGTTTGGGCCATCCTACCGGCCCAATACGGCCTGCAAAGCATAGTGCTGCTGTCCAGCTGGCGAGCCAGCTAGGCTTGCAGGAGAAGAAACGTAGCGGCCGCGAAAGCGAgcacgcctcctcctccggcgccggcggctatATATAGGCGCCGGCCACCCGCCGCTGCGATCAATCCGGCTCGTGCCACCCGCCTCATCCACCGCGAGCGCTAGGTAGTCAGTGAAAGGAGAAGAGTTCGGGTTTTGTGAGCGAGAGCGAGTGATGGCGACAGGGAGCGGAGAGGTTCCGGTGGTgcccgaggcggcggaggggaaaggggaaggggaggggaaagttgcggcggcggtggaggagaaggagggagaggtgtctgcggaggcggtgacggtggagaaggagagagagggcgcGGTGGTGTCGGAGGTGGTGGAGAAGGCGCCGGCGAAGGCGGGGATGATCACGCTGAAGTGCAATGATGGCAAGCTGATCGAGAtgagggcggcgtcggcgatgtTGTCCAAAATCCTCGGGGAAATGGTCGAGTCCGGCTGCGCCGACGGAGTCATCCCGCTCACGGAGATCGACTCCAAGGCCCTCAAGAAGGTGATCGAGTACTGCGACAAGCACGCCGACTTCGCCGCCAACAAAAAGTCCGGTACCGACGAGGAGAAAGGCTGGGACAAGGGCTTCATCGACGAGCTGGACAAGAACAGGAACTTGCTCTTCAGCGTCATCATGGCCGCCAACTTCCTCTGCATCGATGGGCTCCTCAAAGACACCTTCGTCGTCACGATCAAGGGCAAGACCCCCCAGGAGATCCGCAAGGCTTTCAACATCGACAACAACGACATCACCGATGAGGAGTTGGAGGAGATCATCCAGCAGTGCAACAGGGTCTACGGGCAGTACTAACTTCTCTCTGAACCCATAGATCGTAGATTCGTAGTGTCCTCGTCGCGCAATGGTGGTTCTTTCGTAGTTGTGTGTTGTGTTCGCTGGTAGGTCAGATCGAATCGGCTTACCGTGATTTCGTGCATGATGCATCTTGTCCAAGAAGATCAGAGTCGGCTGTGTAGTTGAATGGTTTGAACTGGTGGATCGCTTGCATGAAGAGAATGTTTTGCCCCATTGCCGTGTCTGCTTGGTTTTCATGCAGTTACTCTTCTCATCACATGGTTTTCATGCAGTTGTGTGAATTTTAACAGAGGAgggaaaatattaatattgttGCAATTTTATCTGAATGTTGCATTTCGTTTCAGATGTTGATTAATGGACTGATCCATTTCGTATTGACCCCTTTGTATTCAGTCTCTTGCTTTGTTTGGTTAATTCAGAGATGTACGAAGATGCACGGAGAATGTGTCTGAATTTCTTCTGTTTGATTTCGTTACATGGAAGGATACCCAGGCCTAAATATCTGTTTGTATTTTACAAATGTAATGATATGTTCAGTTTGCAGAACTGAAAAATTCACTATGATTTCCTTGATTTACGATTATAATCCGCTTGACTGCTGCTTTTTTAAACTTGTCATTCTAGCAAAAGATCAAATATGCTCTTGTGCAtcatccagaaaaaaaaataacaatctgCATGCCTGCATTTATCACTTAAATTCTGATGGGGCCATCCCAATATCTGCATGCCTGCTGTTTTGGTTATGTTTTGCTCGGATTCTGTTTTGAATTGAAAagacaaggggaaaaaaatcgtTGCAACCATTTCTGAAAAATTCGTCCGAGAGATGCACGGACTGATCCGTTATTACCGTTCCCTTCTTAATTCTTATATCTCTGTTGTTTGGTTAACGAACCCAACTGCCTGCATGCGTAGGAATTCTTCTGTACCTGAAGCATTTCGTTTCGGATATGCGACTCGGTCTTGTTTGGTTAATTCAGAGATGCATGAATTATGTGTCTGAAATCCTCTGTATCTGAAGCATTTCGTGTCAGATACGCACGTGGACTGATCCCCAGTATGTTACTATTCAGATATGAATGGAGTATGTGTTCTGATTTGTTTGGTTAAAGTTAATCCAATTCTTCCTTGCATGTCAGCATTTTCTCCGCTTCGTCTGCATCATGTAGCCATTTAACAGAATCATGTTTGTAACTTGCAATGCTTGGTGTGTTTACATGCTCGTTTGGAACGCACGAAAACATTATatgattttcaaaaaatagagTGGCAGAACCAGGTCACTGGGAGTAACAGAGGTGCAGCAACTGAAGAAGATGATGTGGGTGCTGCAACACGGATGCAGAGCTGCGAGATTGCTAAACAGCAAAAGTTCAAGCAACTCTAGAAGAAACTCTAAAAGATGGCCGATGAATACATTCAGCAGGACCACATATTTATTCGGTTCAGAACTCCAGCATCAAGAATTTTGTCTATAATTAGATAAAAATAGCAGAAATTGGAAAATGTTTGTCAAAACAAAACATCTaatctcaaaaagaaaaaagcaaaacatcTGGGCTTTTTTTATGGGCTGGATACCATGAGTTTTAGTCTCATGTTCTTGGACAGTAGTGTTGGAAGACCCTCACATCAGATCCTGGACATTGGTATGGGAAGACCCTCCATTCCTTGCTTGACCTCCGGAACCAGATTCAGGTTGCCTTGATGATGCTTCACTCTGACGTTGAGGTCTATGTCTTAAGCGCCCAGTCATCGTATAAGCTTGTAAATGACAATGAGTATCAATATGTCAATCCTCACCGTGGAGTCCTACCATGAGTTTTTCAGAGATTTTCATACTGCTAGTACCTTACATTGACTCATCAGCTTTCAGATCACTTGGATGCCCtgaggctgtgttctttttagtagatgaaaatgaaaatgattttctgatttttttaattactgtttaatggtataaatgatggaattaaCTGTTCCAATATTGAAAATCTACTGTGGACATGCGAGAttatgagtatatatatatatatatatatatatatatatatatatatatatatatatatatatatatataagtatattgtTTAACAATTTGGATATCATGCGCAAATATGTGTAGAAGAACACGACAATCCTCTCATCTGTTATCAATGAACACTAGATGGGAGCACTGTAGTGTTCATTGATCCAAACCGCTTAGAGCATATCGAAGAGAATGCTAATATGTTGCTATCCAAAAACTTATATtgggttcatctaaaaaatattaggcataaaaattacacactcATCcaacataaaatataaaaatgaataacttgtattaggaacCCATATTTTTGTcctaaatttagaatacaaTTAAGGTAATTTTATGCATGAATAAATATTAGGAATATATTTGGTAACCTGTTGGAGACATATTTTCTAGTCCAATtcctaaaatttgattttagaaattaattttagacatctcttggagatgctcttagagaGGCAATTTGATCTGGTTTTAATACTTGTGGCTATTTGGCTTTGCGGTTAAAAGATGTAATTCACATATAGCCAATAGTTGAGGGATGCAAAAtgaccttttattttatactagaaaaatTGTTCGTGCGTTGCACcagatcaaattaattttgattgttcaaagtaaaataagttttaaaaatgaattacGCACCAAGtcagaaatattaaattatgatCAACGTACAATTGATTTGATAAACatacactaaaatttattatgacaTTTTTAATCAAGTTATCTGAGTCCCACttcctttcattttctttatttgatgcaaccaaattaaaatattgtgggtaaagaaaaacaaaaataattaagattgtgtagaaaacataaaaaaatttaaattttagattgtgtgaaaaaataataaaaaaagtaaatttagaTACTACTGAAAACTAAACCTTAAACTTAGataatttatttcatcaaAAGCTTTCGCGCACCTGAACAACCATGAATGGTAAGGTGAATGTAAGTGACTTGCTTGCTGTACTTGAAGTCTTCTTTacagaaatttttataatccTATATATACCAACACTCCATAAACCAAACTTGTTCTActcaatatttcttttatattcgTGTGATGCTCTATTCAATTGTTAACATGCCccactaaataaaaaaaacatttccccttattgtaaaaaattatggaaaagaaaaatgtagtaTTTAGAATTTGATATCAAAACCttctcaatattttttattatattaagttCTCTTTTCAAATAAGAGTGAACTTAAATTTTCAGCCTTCTATTTGGAATtatgtatatgaaaaaaattcattggCAAACTTTgtacataaacaaaatatttctatgcaTGAATACAATATTTCCATTCATCAAATTTTCACATAAATATtcataactttacatataaataaaaatgcataGATATTCATAAACCTCtaacctaaataaaatatttatgttcataaactttatatatatgtaaaatatttatatgtgaaaatatttgcgtttgtcaaatttctactacaatcaaaataatctacccTAGGATCACACTaataatgattttattttgagaatttaGTTAGGTGACAAAATTTGGTGTTAAATTTTGCAACATATTGTCTTGATATATCTAATAACgtactaaaaatataacataccGACTAAacctaaattttaataattaattaatcagttgGTGGCATCAGTCCACGAGTAaacctaaattttaaaattaattagttggtGGCATCAGTCtctggcaaaaaaaaactgctcaTGGTGAAAGATAC includes:
- the LOC102718380 gene encoding SKP1-like protein 11, producing the protein MPAGSGDEVPAEGSVGGRMFTLESNDDELIKVRDASARLSDTLGELIEVASAVDIIPLPEVDSKTLKTLIEYCDRHADDKSDTDEEKKELRKWDEAFVGELDKDRDALLDVVMASSYLNISGLLDITCQKVAGTLKGKTPEEMPAAFNIENDFTEEDLEEIRQENERAFQ
- the LOC102718667 gene encoding SKP1-like protein 1A, which translates into the protein MATGSGEVPVVPEAAEGKGEGEGKVAAAVEEKEGEVSAEAVTVEKEREGAVVSEVVEKAPAKAGMITLKCNDGKLIEMRAASAMLSKILGEMVESGCADGVIPLTEIDSKALKKVIEYCDKHADFAANKKSGTDEEKGWDKGFIDELDKNRNLLFSVIMAANFLCIDGLLKDTFVVTIKGKTPQEIRKAFNIDNNDITDEELEEIIQQCNRVYGQY
- the LOC102718100 gene encoding SKP1-like protein 14, which gives rise to MAAEMQGEAGAVAPEAVEMQGEAGAVAPEAVEKETGRMIRLTSHGGKTYDVTEASARQSKTIGEMIDAGRTQDISLPDIYSGTLEKMIEYCNKHATVSDREELDSWDEAFINKLDEDGRSVCAVIVASSPDHLDILGLHDLSAEFIASKIRGKTPQEIRDLLGIENDYTEEEEREILLMNALRFNDPITRMLSHDP